The proteins below are encoded in one region of Belonocnema kinseyi isolate 2016_QV_RU_SX_M_011 chromosome 5, B_treatae_v1, whole genome shotgun sequence:
- the LOC117173742 gene encoding histone H2B, whose amino-acid sequence KVLKQVHPDTGVSSKAMSIMNSFVNDIFERIAAESSRLAHYNKRSTITSREIQTAVRLLLPGELAKHAVSEGTKAVTKYTSSK is encoded by the coding sequence AAAGTTCTGAAGCAGGTTCACCCCGACACTGGAGTTTCCAGCAAGGCGATGTCAATCATGAACAGCTTCGTCAATGACATCTTTGAACGCATTGCTGCCGAATCTTCTCGATTAGCTCACTACAACAAGCGTTCAACAATCACGTCTCGGGAAATCCAGACTGCTGTCAGGCTTTTACTGCCCGGTGAACTCGCCAAGCACGCTGTCTCAGAAGGAACGAAAGCTGTGACCAAGTACACCAGCTCCAA